From Pseudoalteromonas viridis, the proteins below share one genomic window:
- the glmS gene encoding glutamine--fructose-6-phosphate transaminase (isomerizing) yields MCGIVGAVAERPVNRILIEGLKRLEYRGYDSAGVALSEAGTLNTVKAVGKVVNLEAAVAEAGVSGHTGIAHTRWATHGGVTEVNAHPHISNGEIALVHNGIIENHESLRNVLKDDGYTFLSDTDTEVMVHLIHQLRQQHDSLLDSVKAAVKQLEGAYGTVVFDKANDNEIIVARSGSPLVIGLGLGENFIASDQLALLAVTRNFIFLEEGDVARITRDTVEIYDINGERVEREVVESNISQDVSGKGEYRHYMLKEIYEQPMAVRNTLEGRLDGDKVSVDAFGDKANQIFKDVKHVQIIACGTSYHSGMVARYWLEQYAGVSCNVEIASEFRYRESFVHENSLLVTISQSGETADTLAALRLAKEQGYMASMTICNVPGSSLVRESDLAFMTKAGAEIGVASTKAFTTQLVGLLMLTASIAQEKGRDQSVIVNAIKTLPNKLEESLNMAEGIEALAEEFADKHHSLFLGRGSQYPIAMEGALKLKEISYIHAEAYAAGELKHGPLALIDADMPIIVVAPNNELLEKLKSNVEEVRARGGIIYVFADKDSNFASDDTMRVMNVNHVEDIIAPVVYTIPLQLLSYYVAVIKGTDVDQPRNLAKSVTVE; encoded by the coding sequence ATGTGTGGTATAGTTGGTGCGGTAGCAGAACGTCCTGTTAACCGTATTTTGATCGAAGGTTTAAAGCGTCTTGAGTACCGTGGATACGATTCAGCCGGTGTCGCACTAAGCGAAGCAGGCACCCTGAATACGGTTAAGGCTGTGGGCAAAGTGGTAAACCTGGAAGCGGCTGTGGCCGAAGCCGGTGTCAGCGGACACACAGGTATTGCGCACACACGCTGGGCTACACATGGTGGTGTAACCGAAGTGAACGCTCACCCACACATTTCAAACGGCGAAATTGCGCTGGTACACAACGGTATCATCGAAAACCATGAGTCACTGCGTAACGTGCTTAAAGACGATGGCTATACCTTCCTGTCTGATACCGACACCGAAGTGATGGTTCACCTGATCCACCAACTGCGTCAGCAGCACGACTCTCTGCTGGACTCGGTTAAAGCCGCGGTTAAGCAGCTTGAAGGCGCTTACGGCACTGTGGTATTCGACAAAGCCAACGACAACGAAATCATCGTGGCCCGTTCAGGCAGCCCGCTGGTGATTGGCTTAGGTCTGGGCGAAAACTTTATCGCGTCTGATCAGCTGGCGCTGCTTGCGGTAACACGCAACTTTATTTTCCTGGAAGAAGGCGATGTGGCACGCATCACCCGCGATACGGTTGAAATTTACGACATCAACGGCGAGCGTGTTGAGCGTGAAGTGGTTGAATCGAACATTTCTCAGGATGTGTCGGGCAAAGGCGAATACCGCCACTACATGCTTAAAGAGATCTACGAGCAGCCAATGGCCGTGCGTAACACGCTGGAAGGTCGTTTAGATGGCGACAAAGTATCAGTAGATGCGTTTGGTGATAAAGCAAACCAGATCTTCAAAGACGTTAAACACGTTCAGATCATCGCCTGTGGTACGTCTTACCACTCAGGCATGGTGGCGCGTTACTGGTTAGAGCAATACGCAGGCGTAAGCTGTAATGTCGAAATTGCCTCTGAATTCCGCTACCGTGAGTCGTTCGTACACGAAAATAGCCTACTTGTAACCATTTCTCAGTCTGGCGAAACCGCCGATACCCTGGCTGCATTGCGTCTGGCTAAAGAGCAGGGTTACATGGCCTCTATGACCATTTGTAACGTGCCGGGCTCGTCACTGGTACGCGAATCCGACCTGGCCTTTATGACCAAAGCTGGTGCTGAAATTGGCGTAGCGTCAACCAAAGCGTTTACCACGCAATTAGTGGGCTTATTGATGCTAACTGCGTCAATCGCACAAGAAAAAGGCCGCGACCAGAGCGTGATCGTCAACGCCATCAAGACGTTGCCAAACAAACTGGAAGAGTCACTGAACATGGCCGAAGGTATCGAAGCGCTGGCAGAAGAATTCGCCGACAAGCATCACTCATTGTTCCTGGGCCGTGGTTCACAGTACCCAATCGCAATGGAAGGCGCACTGAAGCTTAAAGAGATCTCGTACATTCACGCCGAAGCCTACGCCGCAGGCGAGCTGAAGCACGGCCCACTGGCTCTGATCGACGCCGACATGCCAATCATCGTCGTAGCGCCAAACAACGAGCTGCTTGAAAAGCTGAAGTCAAACGTTGAAGAAGTCCGCGCCCGCGGCGGCATCATCTACGTCTTCGCCGACAAAGACTCTAACTTCGCATCAGACGACACCATGCGTGTAATGAACGTGAATCACGTTGAAGACATCATCGCACCAGTTGTCTATACAATCCCGCTACAGCTACTGTCGTATTACGTTGCCGTGATCAAAGGCACCGACGTCGACCAGCCACGTAACCTGGCCAAGTCAGTTACGGTAGAGTAA
- a CDS encoding DeoR/GlpR family DNA-binding transcription regulator gives MTKRNTQQRRHTILAMVNEQGEVSVEALACEFATSEVTIRKDLTALEKSGLLLRRYGGAVALPQEIVAKSDDERDTLRKVAIAKAAAALIKDHHRIIIDSGRTTAAMIPELAQKRGLVVMTNAINIANRLLALENEPTLLMTGGTWDPHSESFQGQVAEQVLRSYDFDTLFIGADGIDVARGTTTFNELVGLSQVMAEAARDVVVLVESEKIGRRIPNLELPWDQVTTLITDNNLAADLRQAIEARGVQLICAEVE, from the coding sequence ATGACCAAGCGCAATACACAACAACGCAGACACACAATCCTTGCAATGGTAAACGAGCAAGGCGAAGTCAGCGTTGAGGCACTCGCCTGTGAATTTGCCACATCAGAAGTTACGATTCGAAAGGATTTAACCGCATTGGAAAAAAGCGGCCTGCTACTACGCCGCTACGGGGGCGCTGTGGCGCTGCCGCAAGAGATTGTTGCCAAAAGCGATGATGAGCGCGATACGCTGCGTAAAGTGGCCATTGCTAAAGCCGCCGCCGCGCTGATAAAAGATCACCATCGCATTATCATCGACAGTGGCCGCACAACAGCCGCCATGATCCCGGAGCTGGCGCAAAAGCGCGGGCTGGTGGTTATGACCAATGCCATAAATATTGCCAACCGCTTGTTGGCACTGGAAAACGAGCCTACCTTATTGATGACCGGTGGCACCTGGGACCCCCATTCGGAGTCGTTTCAGGGGCAGGTTGCCGAACAGGTTTTGCGCTCCTATGATTTTGATACCTTGTTCATTGGTGCCGACGGCATAGATGTGGCAAGGGGCACCACCACGTTCAATGAACTGGTGGGGTTGAGCCAGGTCATGGCCGAAGCGGCCCGTGACGTGGTTGTACTGGTCGAATCTGAGAAGATCGGCCGCAGAATACCGAATTTAGAATTGCCCTGGGATCAGGTCACGACCTTGATCACCGACAACAACCTGGCTGCCGACTTGCGCCAGGCGATCGAGGCCCGTGGCGTGCAGCTGATCTGTGCAGAGGTAGAATGA
- a CDS encoding LytTR family DNA-binding domain-containing protein, whose amino-acid sequence MPVYQIWENVVSARIRQEWLLSLCGWTLVIGFLTFIDLLHDWSVPEGERLNNPLWWAVQEWGLWYLLTPALFRALARLEPAPRVDTSTFLKIMTAAYFIAMLLQALFDLVALDDPIAYTLYYFAPSHLLVLFVITILWHTQLRTITDPQQDQQALWVDQGRDKALVAYNDITHISAASNYMEIHTRTQQYLKRGTLKELMAQLPPQFVRTHRSHAVNLSAIERIQNKPSGSAIIQLCGGAQVALSKGYKQEVKARFVQSA is encoded by the coding sequence ATGCCAGTGTATCAAATATGGGAAAATGTGGTGTCGGCTCGGATCAGACAAGAATGGTTACTGTCGCTGTGTGGCTGGACGCTGGTGATTGGCTTTTTGACCTTTATTGACTTGCTGCACGACTGGTCGGTGCCCGAAGGCGAGCGACTCAACAACCCGTTGTGGTGGGCTGTGCAGGAATGGGGCTTGTGGTATCTGTTAACGCCTGCGCTATTTCGTGCGCTGGCCCGGCTGGAACCGGCGCCTCGGGTAGACACCAGTACATTTTTGAAAATCATGACAGCCGCCTACTTCATCGCTATGCTGTTACAGGCCTTATTCGATCTGGTCGCGCTGGATGACCCCATTGCTTATACGCTCTACTACTTTGCGCCTTCCCATCTGCTGGTGCTGTTCGTGATCACCATTTTATGGCACACCCAACTGCGCACCATTACCGACCCTCAGCAGGATCAGCAAGCGCTATGGGTCGATCAGGGCCGGGATAAGGCTCTGGTGGCTTACAACGACATCACCCATATTAGTGCAGCCAGCAACTATATGGAGATCCACACCCGCACGCAGCAATATCTAAAACGTGGCACCCTGAAAGAGCTGATGGCACAACTGCCACCGCAATTTGTCCGCACCCATCGCTCGCACGCGGTTAACCTGTCGGCCATTGAGCGGATCCAGAACAAGCCCTCTGGCAGCGCCATTATTCAGCTGTGCGGTGGTGCACAGGTTGCCCTGAGTAAAGGCTACAAGCAGGAGGTAAAAGCGCGCTTTGTACAAAGTGCCTAA
- a CDS encoding aminoacyl-tRNA deacylase — protein MTHRISAYLDTHLIPYRVIEHVESQSSLGSAYLSQIPLPQLAKAVMLEDHESKRLMAVLPANYKISLSSLNDALKRRFHLMKERQVYRLFADCSPGAVPPIAEAYHLDIVYDDLLLNLPHVYIESGDHRHLLQLAQADFRQLMEDAKHLRFSHETFH, from the coding sequence ATGACTCATCGTATCAGTGCCTACTTAGACACACACCTCATTCCTTATCGTGTTATTGAACACGTTGAGAGCCAGTCATCCCTTGGTTCGGCTTATCTAAGTCAAATTCCTTTACCTCAGCTGGCAAAAGCTGTGATGCTCGAAGATCACGAGAGCAAACGCCTGATGGCAGTGTTGCCCGCGAACTACAAAATCAGCCTGAGCAGCCTGAACGACGCCCTGAAAAGGCGCTTTCACCTGATGAAAGAGCGCCAGGTTTATCGGCTGTTTGCAGACTGTAGCCCGGGTGCCGTACCGCCCATTGCCGAAGCTTATCACCTGGATATCGTTTACGACGACCTGTTGCTCAATCTGCCCCATGTGTATATTGAGTCGGGCGACCACAGGCACTTGCTGCAACTCGCTCAGGCGGACTTTCGCCAGCTGATGGAAGACGCAAAGCATTTGCGCTTTAGCCACGAAACCTTCCACTAA